The genomic stretch GGTCCTTGGTCATggggttttgtcacagcaacagaaaggtaagTGGGATAAGGAGTTAGTTCATTTTCACTGCATGTCTGCGTTGTCTGTGGGTTCATGGGCTTGCTGTTACGACAGTTGTTTCCTCACTGCATGGCACTGGGGGTTGTGTTCTTAAGAGCAGAGGTTGCTCAATAGGAAGATTCCAAAATAAAGCCTTAAGAGATTTCCAAACTCACAGATGTATAGGCTGCCTCACAGAATCAcgggaaagaggaaaaaggaagccGTGACTCCCGAAGATTGACGTCTCAACTCCAAGATTTAGCGACTCCAAGATTTAGCGACGGATGAGGACCTCACAAGTTCATGAGGAATAATGACCAAAGACTTCAAAGAAgagtcaaataaacaaataaatacaaataaatagcaagaagctagggaggaaagagagaacacaAAAGAAAGCCAGTAAAATGGATGAGAACATCAGCACTATGAATAAAGATGTAGCTAACATGGAAAAAATGTTTCAACAAGGAAGTAAAGAACTCCTTAAAAGTGGGAGTGAAGTTTTCATATAGTAGATTCTTATTACAGTTTTCTCCttcaactcctctcagatcctccctaTTTTCCTACCCACTCAAATACAcagcctttttttctctctctcaatctcattagaatacaaataagcatctaaaaataataatccaaTATAAAACGAAAACAGGTcagaataaggaaaaacaaacagaagaaaaagagccaaagaaaaatcacaagcaAAGCATATAGGTGCAGAGacacatgtttgcacacacagaaattccataaaaacacaaaaccggAAACCATAACGTATATGCAAAAgacctgtaaggttaaaaaaaaacaacccagctcAGTTGTTcatggtggtgcacccttttaatcccagcactgaggaggcagaggcaggcagattcttgagttcaaggccaggagggcagccagggttacccagagaaaccctgtcttgaaaccaccccTCTCgcccgccccccagccccccgcccccgccaaaaaaaaaaccccagaccaaaaccaaaagcccagACAaagtgttttgagacaaagtaccTTCAACAATGCCCTTGTGTTCTTTCTGTGCTGGCCAGCTACTGCCGGGCATGGCGCCTACCCTGAAGAGTGCTTTGCAGACCCAGGGAGCCTCTGTTGGAGCAAACTACTCTTTTACCTGTGAGTGGGTATCAATCAAGATAGCATTTGGGTTGGAGATGGAGGCCTTCTGCCCACTTCTATTCTCGCTGGACCCGCATCTGGCTTGGACCTATGCAGGCTCTGAGCATGCTGGGAGCCCATCAGTCAttctgtgtttagaaggccttgtttccttgatgtcctctgtcccctcatacagcctttctgtttccttttcccaggattccctgaactctgagaggagggatttgatagaAACATTCTGTTTAGGACCaagtgttccaagatctctcactTTTTTGCATATTCAGAtgtgggtttctgtatttattcccatCCACTCTAGGAGGGAACTTCTCTGACGATGGATGAGCAACTCACTGACCTAGGACTATAGCAGAAAGGAGTCATTTATTGCTCCATCCCTTTAGCAgagcagtagtatttggttttgccCTAGGTTTCTGGCCTACCTAGTTTCATATAGTAGGCTATCCAAGCATGGGTTCCATTTCTTGGAATGAGCCTTAAATCCCATCAAATAGTGGattggttattcccacaagctttgtgccaccatagCAGCAGTGCGTCTTGCAGGCAcgtcaccattgtagatcaaagggctTGTAGTTGAACTGgcgtttacctttctcctttggtactGTACAAAGTACCTTCTAGAACCATGAACACTAAGCTCTAGGTAGACGCCAGCTCAGCTTCTTCGTgctcaatgagttgtgtaggtgttgcctTCAACAATAGGACCTTACCGTCAGCTTGTTGAGAGCAAACCCAGGCTTTAGCAATAGCCTGGGGCTTGGGGGATTTCCTTGGGAGCCTCTTTGGCCAACAGCTCGACTAGATGTAATTcatttctggaactggagtcttCATTTGGTCATGAGGGATGCCCAGTTGGGGCTCTGTTACCACGGGTTTTTGGCAATTCCACTTAGAtaactttcatatatgtatatattttaagaagcgtCTCCTGTGTTAGGCTTCCAAATGACCCCTCAAACGGCTCTCAGTTTGAGCTGTCCCTGCTTGTATTCACTTTTCtacccttctcttttcttcccccgTTTGATCCTCTTGTTCTAGTTTCACCCCCATccatagctttttattttattaaggaaATGATTTCTGAGCCAGATGAGGtggcgtatacctttaatcccagtacttgggaggcagaggcaggtggattgctttgagtttgaggccagcctgatctacaaggagagtccagaacagcccaggctaaacagagaaaccctgtctcaaaaaaacaaaaagccccacaaaacaaaacaaaaaggaaattacttctgaaaaagaacatagaaatgttggaaatgaacaaaatcaataaaccaaatataaaaaatacaaacaaactcaTCATCAATAGACTTgagtaaacagaagaaaaaatatcagGAATAGAGGACAAAAATTGGGCAACTATTATATGTTAAcagcaataaggaaaaaaaaatgaccacagCAACTAAGAATTCTGAGATGAGATGAGAATTGAGATTAAGTTAAGGCATACAGAATTACTCAGCAAAATTATGGCAGAAAATCTCCCAAATCTAAGAAGGGGATATGGATATCAAAACGCAAGAGGCATTTGGAACCTCAAATAGATGTGATCAGAAAAGAGCTTCtcggggctagggagatggctcagaggttaagagcactgactgctcttccgaagtcatgagttcaattcccagcaaccacgtgatgtctcacaaccatctcttctggcctgcaggcagaatgctgtatacataataaataaataaatcttaaaaaaaaaaaaaaagaaaagaacttctcAAGACACATTATAGCTCAGTCATCAAatagaaatcaaagaaacaatgGTAAACTTCTTAGCTAGGGCTTTACGTCAGGAGAAATCTGGACAAAAATAGGAAGAAGTACCGtgtttttcagaccataagacatacttttttcccctaaaaaagaaaaagaaaaaagttgggtGTGGAGAGGATTACAGTGTACTTTATGGTcccattgatttttttgttttgttttgttttttctttttttttcttttttttttttgttttttgttttttgttttttgttttttttgagacagagtttctctgtgtagccttggctgtcctggacccgctttgtagaccaggctagtctcgaactcacagcgatccacctgctcctgcctcctgagtgctgggattataagtgtgtgccaccatgcctggctttttttgtttttgtttttgtttttgttttttactgtttttctcgttttactgctctaaaaactggatgtgtcttatggtcaggtgcaccttatggtccaaaATATACGGTTTTAAACAATTCCTATTTTTAGATACTATGAggctatacttttaaaaagtccgGTAACAGCCTGTCATCtcacttagagaggcagaggcaagtggatctctgtgagttcaaggctagcccggtttacaaagcgagtccaggacagtcagagctacacagagagaccctgtctggtaGAGGGAGAGCTCACCCAAGGGAGAAGGTCCTAGAAGAAGGGTTTAGATGTAGCTTGGCATTTATGTCAACCAGGAGGGGAAGATAAGACAGTGAGTTCACCCAATATGTATCAGTCACATTTTTCTTGAGAAGCAGAACCAAAGGGgtgagtgtgtgcacaggtgtgtgcaagAATTTATTAAATCATCTTTAAATTAGTAACAAGAACAGACTCACATCCAAGACCTGAGAAATCCGGTAGCAGTTGTAGTAGTCCCACAATTGCTTTCTCTCATGGAGGGGTGACAGCAGGTAGTTGCTGAGTTCACAAGGCAGGGCACCCCAGGAGTCCCAAGTTCCTTGAGAGCTATTGGTCCCAAGTCTGTGACCAAAACGTGGAAATGCTGGTTCTGATAGCAGGGATAGAATGCAGCAGCTGCAACCacagctgcagccacagccacagctgcaagcacagcagcagccacagccacagctgcaaGCACAGCTGCAGCCACAGCCGCAGCTGCAAGCAcaactgcagccacagccacagctgcaaGCACAGCTGTAAGCacagctgcagccacagccacagccacagctgtaagcacagctgcagccacagccacagccacagcctcagcaATGGGGCAATTCAATTTGGTAACAAAAGAGAAGCCAGGCAAGCTCAAGGCTCCAAGGTCTTCCTTCTGACAAGCTCTTTTTATCAGTGCCGTTCCCACGAGGTGCTTCCCACAGATCAGGGTGTGCCTCTCCGCATCCATCAAAGCAATTGGGGAAGTTCTCCTAGTGAGGGGCCCTTCTCAAGTGATTCTAATTTGTGCCTAGCTGACATTAAAACCAGCCATAATAAAATGAATCTGGGAAACCGGCACTAGGAGAATGAGACCAGATCTGCAGGGCTTACCCTGCAGGAAGGTCGATTCGCTTGATCAAACACCTGAATGTAAGACGACAGAAGAAAACAGGTGGAGCAATCTGAGATTTCGTCATAGGCAAAGACTTTGAAACAGACTCCTCCTGActgagcctcctgagttctggtagAATCCCCCCTCACCCGTCCCCAGCACCCCAAGATCAAACCTAGAACTTCACCCACATTAAGTAACTGGTCTGAAGCacataaaaaccacaaaatatgTCATTCTGCtgagacttaatttttttccttaaaaaaatttttttttagattatttatttattattacatatacagtgctctgtctgcacacacacctgcaggccagaagagggcatcagatcacattatagatggttgtgagccactgtgtggttgcttggaattgaactcaagacctctggaaggacagtcagtgctcttaacctccaagcccaattctccccacccccctctttttttttttttttttttttttaggtttttcaagaaagggcttctctgcgtagccttggctgttctagacttactttgtagaccagactggcatcgaacccacagaggtctacttgcctctgcctcccaagtgctgggattaaaggcatgagccactactcccagctcctctcacccccttttttttttctcccttctgtgcTTAAGATTTAACCTGGGGCTTTGCACtcgccaggcaagtgctctacaacCAAGCCACATCCCCACTCCGAAGCACTCACTCTTCATTATCCAGTGATATTTATCAccctttggggggtggggcaggcggGTATTAGTAGGGCATGTGTCAGAAGAGAGCCTGTGAGGAACTCCTTCTTTCCACCTGGGGATGCAACTCAGGTTTTCAGACTTGGTGACAAatgttttactcactgagccatctccccagccacataTAACTTTTGGAGCAGTTGTTTTTCATGCCAGTGCCTTGTCAAACCTCTGACCCATGAATTCCAGGCCCATTTATCTTCATAGTCATGGTGTCTGGCATGCAAGGAACTACATAGACTTTAAGACGAAGAACCAAAAAATGTGGCTCTTTGGCCCCTCTCATGCTACACACACAAATTCCCATAATTTGGGGTCCAAGAGggacccctggagctggggagCATCTCAGTATTTTAGACAAATGGGACCATTTTGCTTCAATTGCTCGAGGTCATTCATGtttctctttataattttttccccaagattctttaaaaaatattttattacagccgggcgtggtggtgcacgctttcaatcccagcactcgagaggcagaggcaggtggatctctgtgagttcgaggccagcctggtctacaaagtgagtctaggacagccaagtacacaagaaactctgtctcaaacaaaacaaaacaaaacaaaacaacaataacaacaacaaaaaaccccaaaacaaaaacaaacctaaaaaacaaacaaaaagaaaaacaaaaaaaatgtatatattttattataatctatgTGTATAGGCATGTGGACGTGTGTACATAAGTGCAGGTGTGCACAGCGGCCAGAGCCCTTGCatttcctggagttggagttataggcagttggaATGGCAGAGTACTCTTTGCCTTTGAATCGTCACTCCAGCCCTTTCCCAGGATTCTGAACACAATTATACCTCAACGATAGAACACTTGACTAGTACAGGGCCTCAGGCTCCAGCCTAGTACcagggaaaaaaaggcaaaacataaTTAATATGATAATATCAAATCCTAAATTTATGGGGTCTTTCTGGGTATCCAATGTATGGACTAATTAACCTTGCTAGGTCATGTACCAAAATGCCCACAGGATAGACCAAGGGCAGAAAGCTGTTTCTCTAGGGCATTTCAAGAAAAACTTGAgagagctgggtggggtggggtggggtggggaagccaTGCCGGGAAGTCTGGGCAGGGGTGAGGCTGAAGATCAAATCATCTATTAGCATTAGAAGCTCCGGAGAGACTTCAGGACTAGGTGGGTTTTCTGAGCAAGTGGATCGTCCCAGACAGTAACGAAGACAGTAAACAGCCTTGCTTCCCACTTCGGTCTTGTAAATGTGGGGCACCCCACCCTACAGTGGGAGTGGAGTTCTCACCATTGGCACCGCTACCTCTCACACAGCTCTGGTGGACAAGCCTCTTGCCTAGAGTCACTGCTGTTCATGGGAGCGTCTAGTGTCTTGTGAGAGagccattattttctttgttgcctGCTAAGAAAACAGCTTTACTTATAAAGAAATAGGGTCCCTACTGCTTGGTTTTGGCTGACCTCCATGTTCCCCAAGGTGCACTTGCTTTCTGCCTTTGTGTCATATCTGAGGAAACCTGCCAGAAATCCTTTGCTTGCTAAAATAGACCTTGATTACCtgtttgcttaaaaataaaagtaaggcaggcatggtggtgtgtacctttagtacctgcacttgggaggtagaggcaggtagatctctgagagtttgagtcTCAAATGTGACCTACAAACATGGTGAGTTCTATAAAGGTGCCTGTGCTAGGATGAGTCCTGATTAGACTAGTTAGTCAGTCTAGCTGAATAGTgactattgctgtaacaaaacaccaagaccaaaaacaaaacaaaacaaaaaaaaacaagttggaaGGAAAGGGCTTAGTCAGCTTACATCCACGCTGTTCATCACCAAAAGTCAGGATAGGCACTCAAACAGGGccggaagcaggaggcaggagctgatgcagaggccatggaggagtgctgcttactggcttgctcagcctgctttcttcctctttctctctctctctctctctctctctctctctctctctctctctctctctctcacactgcaaagagaaaataaaatgataaaataagggTTGGCCAGATGCATCGGTGCTTGCAGGTGATTGCTGTGCAAACCTGAGGTCACATCCTGGGAAGGTGTAAGGGGAGAACCAGTTCCATAAAGCTGCCCCCTGTACGGGGGCCTTGCAATGCGTACCCCTCATTAACAACACATTGATTAGCAGATAATAAATAACAAGTAACAGGCAGCATTAACTTGGCAATCTGAAATAGGTTCCAATACACAGGTATgtgaaaaaagaatacaaaacagctgggcgtggtggcacacacctttaattccagcacttgggaggcagagacaggtctgGTCTACAACCTGtagacaacctggtctacaaagtgactctaggacagtcaaagctacacagagaaaccctgtcttgaaaaactaaccaaccaacaaaacaaaacaaaacaaaacaaaacaaaacaaaaattcagctATGGCTTCTTTTCTATTCTCTGCTTTGGGGACCGTGATAGTTGGAAAAACCGAAGAAATCAAGGATTTTTTGCTTACAGCCAGGGGAAAGGATGCTGCATCTGCCAAGATCGTTAAGAACAGGGGTAAAGGAAAGTTCAAGGTTCACTGCAGCAGGTACCTTTGTACCTGGTCAtcatggagaaggggaaggagaagccGATGCACCCTGGCCatcacagagaaggggaaagagaagccagtgcagGATCTTCCCCCTTGTTTGGCAGTGATGgagctgaaacaaacaaacaaaccaaacccgtCTTGTTCGGACTGTATTAAAAACCTAGGTAAAAGCCGGCTGTGATGACtgcacacttgtagtcccagaactcagggaggcagaggcaggtgaatctgtgagttcgaggccagcctggtctacaaaatgagtccaggacagtcagggccacacagagaaaccttgtctcaaaaaacaaaaaaaccaaactagccaaacaaacaaaataaataaaactcaactAAGGTGCAGACAGTGGTATCGTTTGTTACCaacaggggaagaaaaagaagaacagttATTTGTGTGGGggttaaattgtttttgtttttcagacagggtctcactatggctGACGTGGACAACGCTGTacggaccaggctggcctccagctcacagacctgcttctgcctctggagtacagagattaaaggcgtgcacaaccaagACTATGTCCTTGTAAATGCACATTTCCAGATACACTGATGGTGTCTGGACAAACACCTAATGGCCAGCAGACTAAAAAACAAGGTACTATGATTGAGAACTAGAGGTCAGGGACCAgaatgtggttttctttttttgaaacaacaTCTTGCTAAGTTGTGAAAACTGATCTTGGGGCTTCTGGGCTCAGGCAATTCTGCCTCAGCCTACAGAGTGACTGGGACTACAGAGGTGTGTCCCCTCAGACTTTTCATCACgtttttgcattttgattttttttttttaaccatttacgTGTTGTATCCTGCTCTAATAACTTAtgctctcaaaaaaccaaaactaaaaccagaaccaaacaaaacccaagacagATGATTTACGAACTGGGCCTGGTAGTgcaggtttgtaatcccagctatgTGGGGAGAGTAAAAATACAAGTCTGAAGGatgcctgggctacaaaatgggttcaaggccagcctgggtaacttggggagaccctgtctcaaacagaaggCACAGGATCACAaggaggctcagcaggtaaaggtgcttgccactcaATTTGATGagccaagttcaatccctggaatccacacaGTAGAACTGGCATCTTTTTACAtctacatgtgcactgtggcacgcacacgagcacgtgtgtgtgtgtgtgtgtgtgtgtgtgtgtgtgtgtgtgtgtgtactaatagAAAGatgcaatttaaattttatttatttttttggtttcttgagatagggtttctctgtgtattcctggttgtcctagactcgctttgtagatcaggctggcctcaaaaatcacaagagatccgcctgcctctgcctcctggagtgctgggattataggcacacgcCGCTGTACCTGGCTCAAAAATGAATTCTTGAAGCAATATGTTATCTTCTTTACTGGATCACCACAGGCAACTGTCTAGAAAAGGTtaccagaagaagaggaagggctcTGCATGAGAAAAGAAGTGCTGTGTGGGTGGGATCCAAGAAAGAAGATTTAGGAAGGATGCTACTTTCCATAGTGCTTTACCATCACCACAGATGTTTGCAATTCATGGGAGAATTGGTTGTTCCCGAGTAGCCATGCCTCCTTAAGGGTTTCTTCATCTAGCCGGTGTCCATTTCTTGGCTCACCAGTTCTTCTCCGTTCTTTCTGGTTGGCAGCTCCAAATGCCATCGTCACAGGCACTATCTGCTggtgactgttttgttttttcacctgCGGGTGTGTCTGCACCTGTGCCAGATGTCCTTAGTTGGCCTCTACCTCCCGCTCTGTAGTCTCTGTCAGTGGGTTATAGCTCAGGGGCAGGGTGTGGGTGAATCCTGGACCACATCTCCAAGCactgaataaacaaacagaaactgcCTTGCTGGTATCTGCTGGCGAGCCGCCAGGGACATCAAACAGTCTGAAGTGAGTGTGACGGTTCCCTGCCAACCCCACTGCTCGCTTTGTCCTCCTCGGTCTCTGTAAATAGGGCTACCGCCCACCTCACCATCCCACCTGGGATCTCTGTGTCCACACTGACTCCTTCCCAGCTCTtagcccctctctccctcctcctgctccgtcagctctgtcttcctcccactctcccctcaccCTTCAGCCTCCCTGCCTTTAGTCTGATCTATCGCTTATAAGCAAAATCTAATCACGAAGCTGAAGCTGTTAAACGAGGAACTTTCATTTCACCTCCACCGAGGCTGCATTCACATAATAGCCACATTTCTTGTGTGGTAGGAAAGATTTTCCATAATCAGTTCCTAGCCTGCCTGTTTGCTCCTCCGACCACCGCTCAAAACCTACtagcacttttctttctcttttcttgttttattccttccttcctttctttctttctctccctccacctcttccttctcctcctcttcttcaaagatttatttatttattatgtatacagtgttttgcctgcatgtacacctgcacgccagaagaagatcacattataggtggctgtgacccatcatgtggttgctgggaattgaactcaggacctttggaagagcagccagtgctcttaacctctgagccatctctccagcctctcttttttctttgagacagggtctcactctgtagcccggGATTgcctggaattttccatttaggctggcctcaaactcatagagatccacctgcctctgcctccaaagtcctgggattataggtttgtgccaccacacccagcatcttATTAATTCTCCTAAAATGCTCTTTATAGCTCCCTGCTTTTACTTCCCCAGACATTCTCCCCAGCTACCTCCTCTGTGAACTTTGTAGAGGCTTTGATTTTTAATCTTTCTCACTTCCCAAGAGCAAAGGCtttatcttcctcttttttaTAATCCCAGATCCCCAACCCAACCCCTTGTATTGCCTACTTGTTAGTAGGTACCCAATACATTGACTGATGAATGAAAGATGTACTTAAAGTTTACCATTATTATTTGCATAAATGCacaaaaacatgtatataaatgtgcatgcctggacatcagaggacaactttgtggagtcagttttcaTCATCCACCTTTACGTGGATTTCAGGGACaaaattcaggtcaccaggcttttgTAGTGAGCCTTTTACCATTGAGCCATCTGGTCAACCTTGAGTTGTGCATCTCTTCCGAACTCTTTCTGTGTTCTGCTAACTTCAGATACTGTCAGCAGAGTTCAGACTAGGCCCTTTCAACAAGAGAGCTCTCCTCTCACCGTCTTCCCTGTTTCTTACCATCCTTTCATCCTTTTTTCTACCTCCCCTCCTCAGTTGGCAGGCCTGTGCTACGTGGGTGATGGTATGCATGATAAAATATCTAAGCCTTTGATTTGATTCTGTTCTTAATTTTCATCCTGGTCTTTGTAGACTTTAATAAATAAGCACGCATTGTCTGTCTTCATTGGGCTGCAATTAGAGCAAGAAGATTCTATTACAGCTCAGAATCGTCTGAACAAACAGGGGAGGCGGGACGTCAAAACTTTGCGGGAGGAAAATGCTTTTCAGGGTCTTGGAAGACGCTTGCTCGCCCTGATCTTCTGGCTTTGATCTTTAAGACTCCATTAAACAAGGCATTAGCTTTAACAAGCTCTTGTGCCTGTGCCAAGGGTGTATGCCAAAAGGTCATATTAAGGAAAAGACaatcacagtaacaaaaataacaactgCATATTGCTGTCAGAGTCAGACAACCCATCTGGAGATGGGTTTTCTCAGCAGggacaaggcaggaggagccatgGCTGTGACCAAAAGACAGGCAAGCAGATAACCTCTGAGCATGGTTAACCCAGAGTAACACCCTCTGCCGCTGCTGTAGCAATAGGAAAagtggggacaggagagatgggagCTGCCCCTGCAAACCTGTAACATGAGTGT from Acomys russatus chromosome 21, mAcoRus1.1, whole genome shotgun sequence encodes the following:
- the LOC127204932 gene encoding 60S ribosomal protein L38-like; its protein translation is MASFLFSALGTVIVGKTEEIKDFLLTARGKDAASAKIVKNRGKGKFKVHCSRYLCTWSSWRRGRRSRCTLAITEKGKEKPVQDLPPCLAVMELKQTNKPNPSCSDCIKNLGKSRL